A window from Leptospira meyeri encodes these proteins:
- a CDS encoding Crp/Fnr family transcriptional regulator: MGLKESLAKLSMINIKRGEVLFKEGVPSNGAMFFLFEGQLDIYKQIEGKHIKLRSILPGEFFGEMAIINNSPRAASIVVVSEMAKLGIINRTTFVQMSQESPEFLFLLLKKVIERLYETDGKIRAIKRKQDEDSMIAKVIPASGTNTDSSGSDSTNQPEPFSDDIAPIGE, translated from the coding sequence ATGGGACTTAAAGAATCTCTCGCAAAACTAAGTATGATCAATATCAAACGTGGAGAGGTGCTCTTTAAAGAAGGAGTTCCTTCGAACGGAGCCATGTTCTTTTTGTTCGAAGGACAGTTGGACATTTATAAACAAATCGAAGGCAAACATATAAAACTAAGAAGTATCCTGCCTGGTGAGTTCTTTGGAGAAATGGCTATTATCAATAATAGCCCAAGAGCCGCTTCGATAGTTGTTGTTTCAGAAATGGCTAAACTTGGTATTATTAACCGAACAACCTTTGTTCAGATGAGCCAAGAGAGTCCTGAATTTTTATTTTTATTACTCAAAAAAGTAATCGAACGATTGTATGAAACCGATGGAAAAATCAGAGCCATCAAACGGAAACAAGATGAAGATTCGATGATTGCTAAAGTAATCCCTGCATCTGGCACAAACACAGATAGTAGCGGAAGTGATTCAACAAACCAACCGGAACCATTCTCAGATGATATCGCTCCTATTGGGGAATGA
- a CDS encoding SDR family oxidoreductase: MTVSKIALVTGASRGIGLAISQMLVGMGYFVYGVCRNPEHCQFKNESFHLFSCDLSNAKDLDQLLVRIPKKNEITLLVHSAGLAYFAPVEELSSERIREMINVHITAPMLLTSQLTRFLKQNHGRIIFIGSVAGKEISPWGNVYASLKAGIHHYSRELFAELRKFGVKVHLVIPDITKTDFYNHLNFEPDEDPNSYLLPSQIAEVIKELVVEDRHWVVPEIQISPELFKIKRKKQNQ; the protein is encoded by the coding sequence GTGACAGTTTCCAAAATAGCTTTGGTCACCGGGGCTTCTCGGGGTATAGGGCTTGCCATTTCTCAGATGTTAGTTGGTATGGGATATTTTGTTTATGGCGTTTGTCGAAACCCAGAACACTGCCAATTCAAAAACGAATCATTTCATCTGTTTTCTTGCGATCTTTCTAATGCGAAAGATCTTGATCAACTTTTGGTTCGTATTCCCAAAAAAAATGAAATTACTTTATTGGTTCACTCAGCGGGTCTTGCTTATTTTGCCCCTGTTGAAGAATTGTCTTCCGAAAGAATTCGTGAGATGATTAACGTTCATATAACAGCTCCAATGTTGCTTACGAGTCAACTAACACGATTTTTGAAACAAAACCATGGACGAATTATTTTTATAGGTTCTGTGGCAGGAAAAGAAATTTCACCTTGGGGCAACGTATATGCTTCTCTCAAAGCAGGGATTCATCATTATTCAAGGGAGTTGTTTGCTGAGTTACGTAAGTTTGGTGTAAAAGTTCATCTGGTCATACCTGACATCACAAAAACCGATTTTTATAATCACTTAAATTTTGAACCGGATGAAGATCCAAATTCCTATTTATTACCCAGTCAAATCGCAGAAGTAATTAAAGAATTGGTTGTGGAAGATCGGCATTGGGTAGTTCCGGAGATTCAAATTTCTCCAGAACTATTTAAAATTAAACGTAAAAAACAGAATCAATAA